From Caretta caretta isolate rCarCar2 chromosome 3, rCarCar1.hap1, whole genome shotgun sequence, a single genomic window includes:
- the LOC125633544 gene encoding uncharacterized protein LOC125633544: MQSSSAQVTMMESQNRKRAPAWTEREVRDLIAVWGEESVLSELCSSFRNAKTFLKISQGMKDRGHNRDPKQCRVKLKELRQAYQKTREANSRSGSEPQTCRFYDELHAILGGSATTTPAVLFDSFNGDGGNTEVGFGDKEDDDEEVVDSSQQASGETGFPDSQELFLTLDLEPVPPEPTQGCLLDSAGGEGTSAACVSMITGSSPSQRLVKLRKKKKRTRDEMFSELMLSSHTDRAQTNAWRQIMSECRKAQNDREERWRAEESKWRAEESKWRAEDRAEAQRWRQRDERRQDSMLRLLQDQTSMLQCMVELQQRQLEHRLPLQPLCNQPPSSPSSIASTPRRPRTRWGGLRPTSHSTTEDCPKKRRLSFNKF; this comes from the exons atgcagagctcatcagcacaggtgaccatgatggagtcccagaatcgcaaaagagctccagcatggactgaacgggaggtacgggatctgatcgctgtttggggagaggaatccgtgctatcagaactctgttccagttttcgaaatgccaaaacctttctgaaaatctcccagggcatgaaggacagaggccataacagggacccgaagcagtgccgcgtgaaactgaaggagctgaggcaagcctaccagaaaaccagagaggcgaacagccgctccgggtcagagccccaaacatgccgcttctatgatgagctgcatgccattttagggggttcagccaccactaccccagccgtgttgtttgactccttcaatggagatggaggcaatacagaagtaggttttggggacaaagaagatgatgatgaggaggttgtagatagctcacagcaagcaagcggagaaaccggttttcccgacagccaggaactgtttctcaccctagacctggagccagtaccccccgaacccacccaaggctgcctcctggactcagcaggcggagaagggacctctg ctgcatgtgtttcaatgatcacaggatcttctccttcccagaggctagtgaagcttagaaagaaaaaaaaacgcactcgcgatgaaatgttctccgagctcatgctgtcctcccacactgacagagcacagacgaatgcgtggaggcaaataatgtcagagtgcaggaaagcacaaaatgaccgggaggagaggtggagggctgaagagagtaagtggcgggctgaagagagtaagtggcgggctgaagacagggctgaagctcaaaggtggcggcagcgtgatgagaggaggcaggattcaatgctgaggctgctgcaggaccaaaccagtatgctccagtgtatggttgagctgcagcaaaggcagctggagcacagactgccactgcagcccctctgtaaccaaccgccctcctccccaagttccatagcctccacacccagacgcccaagaacgcggtgggggggcctccggccaaccagccactccaccacagaggattgcccaaaaaaaagaaggctgtcattcaataaattttaa